A stretch of the Kushneria konosiri genome encodes the following:
- a CDS encoding tripartite tricarboxylate transporter permease, with protein sequence MISGYLDGLGMVLQFGTLLAIAGGTLLGIIMGALPGLTSAMAVALLLPVTFGMPPVMGIGMMLGALCGAGASGSIPAILLNIPGTPSSVATTFDGFPMAQKGEAGRALGLAIVASFLGGIASMVILSLLAPPIADFALRFGAAEYFSLSVFGLVIIASVAGKSLLKGLIAGLLGFFVSIIGTDPITGVDRFTFGELSLLTGVNLLPALIGLFAVSQVLKDAFEYDPHQRLKESTHRIDVARPRFVETLRHWRALLAGILSGSVVGPVPGAGGSIASLVAYDQTRRFSKHPEKFGTGHAPGIVSVESANNALLGGALIPTLALGIPGEAATAVLLGGLMIQGVTPGPMLFDDQSGIVYGIFLAYLVANIFMLLIMCLGIRMFIRVLMVPRKQLLASILVLCFIGVYGVDGDVFNLYLMLGFGIFGYFLNRYGFGTAPVILGLILGPIAESNLRRGLQAFEGDWTPFFTRPISLTFLIIATGLLALTLWQNYRASHATATSSKEGQDDQRHH encoded by the coding sequence ATGATTTCCGGCTATCTCGATGGACTGGGCATGGTGCTGCAGTTTGGCACGCTGCTGGCGATTGCCGGCGGGACGCTTCTGGGCATCATCATGGGCGCACTGCCCGGACTCACCTCGGCCATGGCGGTGGCGCTGCTGCTGCCGGTGACCTTTGGCATGCCACCGGTCATGGGCATCGGCATGATGCTGGGGGCACTATGCGGTGCCGGTGCCAGTGGTTCGATTCCGGCCATTTTGCTCAATATCCCGGGCACACCTTCCTCGGTGGCGACCACCTTTGATGGCTTTCCCATGGCGCAGAAGGGCGAGGCCGGGCGCGCACTCGGGCTTGCCATCGTGGCTTCCTTTCTGGGCGGCATCGCCAGCATGGTGATCCTGAGCCTGCTGGCACCGCCCATTGCCGATTTTGCGTTGCGCTTTGGCGCCGCCGAATACTTCTCTTTGAGCGTGTTCGGTCTGGTCATCATTGCCTCGGTCGCCGGAAAGTCGCTGCTCAAGGGATTGATCGCCGGGCTGCTCGGATTTTTCGTCTCGATCATCGGCACTGATCCCATTACCGGAGTGGATCGTTTTACCTTCGGTGAGTTGTCGCTTCTGACCGGCGTCAACCTGCTGCCCGCCCTGATCGGGCTGTTTGCCGTCTCCCAGGTGCTCAAGGATGCCTTTGAATATGACCCGCATCAGCGTTTGAAGGAGAGCACCCATCGCATCGATGTCGCGCGGCCGCGATTTGTGGAAACCCTGCGTCACTGGCGGGCGCTGCTGGCCGGTATTCTCTCGGGCTCGGTCGTTGGTCCCGTGCCCGGTGCCGGCGGCAGCATCGCGTCACTGGTGGCCTACGATCAGACGCGCCGCTTTTCAAAACACCCCGAGAAATTCGGCACCGGTCATGCGCCGGGCATCGTCTCGGTGGAAAGCGCCAACAATGCCCTGCTGGGCGGCGCCCTGATTCCAACGCTGGCGCTGGGCATTCCGGGTGAGGCTGCCACGGCCGTGCTGCTCGGAGGGCTGATGATTCAGGGCGTGACCCCCGGCCCGATGCTTTTCGATGACCAGAGCGGCATCGTTTATGGCATCTTTCTGGCCTATCTCGTCGCCAATATCTTCATGCTGCTGATCATGTGTCTGGGCATCAGGATGTTCATTCGCGTGCTGATGGTGCCGCGCAAACAGCTGCTGGCCTCCATTCTGGTGCTCTGCTTTATCGGGGTTTACGGCGTCGATGGCGATGTGTTCAACCTCTATCTGATGCTCGGGTTCGGCATCTTCGGCTATTTCCTCAACCGTTATGGATTTGGCACAGCACCGGTCATTCTGGGGCTGATTCTGGGGCCGATCGCGGAGTCCAATCTGCGTCGCGGGCTACAGGCCTTCGAGGGCGACTGGACGCCGTTTTTCACCCGGCCCATCAGTCTGACCTTTTTGATTATCGCAACAGGGCTACTGGCGCTGACGCTGTGGCAAAACTACCGCGCCAGCCATGCTACGGCGACATCATCAAAAGAGGGACAGGATGACCAGCGTCACCATTGA